A single Mangifera indica cultivar Alphonso chromosome 20, CATAS_Mindica_2.1, whole genome shotgun sequence DNA region contains:
- the LOC123204295 gene encoding uncharacterized protein LOC123204295, whose amino-acid sequence MAGSFIPMGKSIKILRSSISTFLQNYQFFSTTVAFLAFPFSVSILLSQVFLPSSSSSSLLASINNRLNALFQAAGFPPSEFFTILTLKLSQTISSSLFSLPFTLTFLLAAKASIIQALKPHHHKVSSSPPSFSSIFSLFNPLLLTHICNSLLILSANATVFSILFFAFNFLEEIGLSSSPNWLLFLSASGAVLYSIVLANALIICNLAMVISGMERTSGHLAILKAFVLIRGRTSTALSLALPVNLLLAGTEALFQYRILRVHHHGRNHSLAMSSEGVLIAYLYSISVVLDTIVSCIFYKSCNTSCLMEQEGRYSYQIEIPEEETGDYVSEKNCENFHEGF is encoded by the coding sequence ATGGCAGGAAGTTTTATTCCAATGGGGAAATCAATCAAGATTCTCAGATCTTCAATCTCTACTTTCTTGCAGAATTATCAGTTCTTCTCAACTACTGTTGCCTTTCTTGCCTTTCCTTTTTCTGTTTCAATTCTACTTTCTCAAGtctttcttccttcttcttcttcatcttccttaTTGGCATCCATTAACAACCGCCTCAATGCTTTGTTTCAAGCTGCAGGCTTCCCTCCTTCTGAGTTTTTCACCATTCTCACTCTCAAGCTCTCTCAAACTATTTCTTCTTCGTTATTTTCCCTTCCTTTCACCCTCACCTTTTTACTCGCGGCCAAGGCTTCGATAATTCAAGCTTTGAAACCACACCACCATAAAGTATCATCTTCCCcaccttctttttcttccattttttcactttttaatccTCTTCTTTTAACCCACATCTGCAACTCATTGTTAATCCTCTCTGCCAACGCCACAGTCTTTTCTATCTTGTTTTTCGCCTTTAACTTCCTCGAAGAAATCGGGCTCTCTTCTTCTCCTAATTGGCTCCTCTTCTTGTCAGCATCAGGGGCAGTTTTATATTCCATTGTTCTTGCAAATGCCCTCATAATCTGCAACTTAGCCATGGTGATTTCTGGCATGGAAAGAACAAGTGGGCATCTGGCGATTCTCAAGGCGTTTGTTCTTATCAGAGGAAGAACTTCAACAGCACTTTCACTTGCTTTACCTGTAAACCTGCTCTTAGCGGGCACTGAAGCCTTGTTCCAATATAGAATCCTCAGAGTTCATCACCATGGCAGAAATCATAGCCTTGCAATGAGCTCGGAGGGAGTTTTGATCGCTTACTTGTACTCAATTTCAGTTGTTCTTGATACCATTGTGAGCTGCATATTCTATAAAAGCTGCAATACAAGTTGTTTGATGGAACAAGAAGGCAGATACTCATATCAGATTGAAATCCCAGAAGAGGAAACAGGTGATTATGTGAGTGAAAAGAATTGTGAAAACTTCCATGAAGGATTTTAA